CTGGGAAGCctatgaattattttcttcttctccacACTGTGTCTGCTGTGGTCTGCATGTGTCCCCCAAAGTGCATATGTTGCAGCTTAATGGCCAATGTGATAACATTAAGAGGTTGGGCCTTTATGAGGTGACTTAGGGGATTAGTAGCCTTATGGGAGGGTTGGAGGGAACCAGCTGGGCCCTTTTTTGCCCCCTGTCCCTTCTGccttgtgaggacacagtgatCATCGTGGGAAACTCAACAGGAAGGCACCAACTTGGAACCAGCCACCAGACCCTCAGCAGACACCAAacttgctgacaccttgatcttgaacctCTCGGCCTCCAgctctgtgagaaataaattcctgttgtttataagttaaaaaaaaatcatagaataaatttaaacaaggacatcaaagaactttacgatgaaaattacaaaacattaaacacagaaatagaagaaggcattaaaaagtggaaaatctttcaaattaatgaattggaagcataaataacatcaaaatgtccattctactgaAAGCTGGGGCAGGCGATGTGGGGtagaggtaaagccactgcctgcagtgcttccATCCCATActgatgccagttcaagtcccagtgctccacttccgatccagctctctgatatggcctgggaaagaaatacaagatggcctaaatccttgggtccctgcactcacatgggagatctggaagaagctcctggatcctggttttccTTCAGCcctgcttcagccattgcagccatctggggagtgaaccagcaggtggacgatctctctctctctctctctctctctctctctctctctctctctccatctctctctctctctctctcactctttcactctctctctctgcctttaaaataaatatataaatcttttttcaaaagtgaAGTGTAGACTAAATGCAATTCCAAACAAGATagcaacaacattcttctcagatctagaaaaaaagtgatgcacaaattcatatggaaacacaagagactccaaagagctaaagcaatctgaaacaacacaaacaaagctggaggcaccatAATACCAGTgctcaagacataccacagggcaataataatcaaaacagcctgtaaTGGCACAAAATCAGATGtgcagaccaatgaaacagaaaagaaactccagaaatcaatccacacatctataaccaactgatctttgacaaaggagctaaaatcaatccctcaAGCAAACACAATCTCTTCAAAAAGTGGTGCTGGGAatactggatctccacatgcagaagtaggaaGCAGACCCCttctttacaccttacacaaaatccactcaaagtggaCCAAAGACCTAAAGCTATGACCCAATTCCTTCAGATTACTagaaacactggggaaaccctgcagcACATTGATATAGTCAAAGAGTGCTTGAAAAagacccagagacacaggcaagcaaagccaaaattaacaaatgggattataccaaattgagaagcttctgcactgcaaaaagatgctcagcaaagtgaagaggcaacctataGAGTGGGAGAAAtggtttgcaaactatgcaactgataaaagatgaATTTCTAGAATGGCtagagaactcaagaaactcagaaacaacaaaacaattcaCTTACGAAATGGGCaaaaatctgaacagacatttttcaggaGAGGGacatcaaatggccaacagacacatacaaaatgcttaggatcactagccacagGCAACTACAAATCAAACCCATCATtgggtttcacctcatcccagttagaatggctttcatacagaaatcaacaaacaacaaacactgACAAGGATGTGGTTGAAAGGGTATCCTAATCCATTATTTGTGAAAATGTAACTTGGTGCAGCCACTGTTGAAGAcacatacctcagaaatctgaatatatacctaccatatgaaccagccatcccactcttgggagtttatccaaaggaaaaggaattcagaacaTGAAAGAGTGGTCTGCACCCCAATGTTCACTGTGGCTCAATGcccaatggctaagatatggactcaacccagatgttcatcaactgttgactggataaagaaattctggtgtatttacactgtggaatactacttagcttAAAAAACAATCCTGTACTTTGCAACAGCACTATGACTTCCCAGTGCGGGCTCTAGCTGGCCCAACTGCCTCAGGGAGCTGATGGGTGAACTGGTATAACTGTGTGCAGCTGTACACATGGTATCTGTGCCGCAGGCGGGGTAGAAGTCAGCAGCCCACAGAACATTAGGGAAGGTCTGCTGAGAGGACCTCAGGaagtgacctcacttccttgacaatggccacaacagaaccTGGAACCCCGGTTACCAGGCgcccacaatgtggtgctggtGACCCAGCCAGTTCAGTTGGTCAGAGGCCATCGAGCAGATATGTTCTCGTGTTGTCTCCCAACATCCCAAGGCCCAGGCcggggccagccccaggctgcggATATTCTCCAGAGCTACAGACATTGGGTCAGCCCTCGCCCACAGCAGCTCTGGCAATTCTCTCAGAGGGAAACCAAGGTGATCTCAGCCAGCCAGGCCAGGGGTCCCTGGGCAGACCTCCCCTTTGATCCTCCTGGgtggccctgcatccacattgggTGGTGTGGACGGGATAGTTTGGGAGCTCCGTGACCCATGGGAAGGGACCGGGGGTGGGATAGGGACCTGGTGGTCCCATGACAATtgcaggagggtgggggcagaacATCAGGGCCAGGATTACAACCACCCTCCTTGTCTCACCCCAGAATGACAGTGACATTGCCACACCCCTGGAGGACACCAGCGGAGTGGGGACCATGGTGGCAAGCAGGCTGGAGGGGGAGCCCTCGCCAAGAGCAGCTGATTCAGCTCCAGTGGAGCCGGCCCCAGCTGAGATGGCAGCAGCTAAGATGGGGCCAGGACCAAACCTGGAACCTGAGGATCCAGCAACAGTGGAAACTGTGCCATCCCTGTTGCCTGCCAGCAGCGtggggagccaggagtcaggcaagGTGGAGAAGCTGGTGAATCAGCTGGTGCCTGCCCAGCAGAGAAGGGACCGCTTCATCGTCCCTGCATTCCTGCTCATCTATCACAAGTTCACCACCACCCAGCAGGTGCTGCATGTGCTGTTCCAAAGGTGAGGGCCTGCACTTGCAGGCGTAGTGGGAACGCGCCACCCTTGGCTGGAACTTGGTGACACCCTACTCCCCTTCAGGGCCTCAGTGTGTTCTTGCAGCATCTTGGTGAGCGGGGGAGTGTCTCCCAGGGTGATAAAGTTCTTTCTAAGCCTGGTCCTGAGGGATAGGTTGCCCAGGAGGTCTGATTTAGAGATTTCCTCCCATGGCTCATGAAACAGCCTGGGACCTAAGGCTTCATCTCTCACGGCCATAGGCAAAGCTGCTTTGCTGTTCACAAAGAACCTTCCAGATTCCCTCTGGGGGTCCCtgtcctgataatggcctgaatAGGACCCCTAGGGGCTGCTGGAGGGGATTCAGACCTCTCAACACCTTAGAAGGAGCTCAATTCACCCACAGAGCAAACATAAGAAAGTGCCCACTGTGTGCAGGCACATACCCAGGAACTTAGCAAACGACATCCCACAGCACAGACCACCCTATCTGCCTTGCTTTGCTTCCCCTGTAGTCAGGgagtcagcccctcccccagacctcCTGGCAGGTGGCACACAGGACACCACAGGTGACACCTCCTGTCCTCCTCTAGGTATGCATCCTTTCAGCCTCACTGTGAAGAGGACGACCGCACTAAGGAGTGAGTGGGCCTTGGGTCAGGAGGGAGGTTCCATTCTCCCCAGCAGGGACACGGGGGTGCAACTAGGGGGCTGACCGTAACCCCATCTCCTACATTTCTGTGATTAATGCTATAGGGCTGATGAGGTCAGTGACGTTGCCTACAGCAGAGAACAGCATTGTCTGGGttcctgggcatctggggaacgGTGAGAATTCATCCACAACACAACTCAAACAGGCTGGCCCACCCCTTCCCATTTCAGGGGCCTGcctggaggcaggcagcagccggCTCACACATGCGCCGCCGCTCAATGCCCACCTGCAAACAAGGCCGTGTATCCTCAGCCCAGAACCCAGAGTCACAGGGGTGAGGGAGAGTGTGGGCAGAAGGTGTCTGACTCTGCTGACCTCCTGCTACCCCTAGTGCCCTCTGCTCCTTCCTTGGTACCTGGCGGGACTGCTACCCGGAACACTTCTGTGAGCCTCAGGACCTGGCCAGCCTGAATCAGCTGCTGGCCTACGTCCAGCTCCAGATGCCCAGCTCAGACCTGGCACGccgagcccagctgctcctgatGCAGCTGGAGGATCCAGAGCCCCAGGAGGCTGAGGCTGAAGTGGAGCCCGAGGGTGAGGACGACTGGGGTGTGTGCGTGGGAGCCTGAGAGGGTCTCAGGGCTGCCCcacactgggaggaggctccaagGCTGGTGTTGGCTGGAGTGAAGACCAGGCTCAGAGTCCCAGGGCTGCAGCACATTCCGcccagggctctgctgtgggcacagggctggggctctTCTGGAAGCCAGCGACATCTCCCTCTTGGCAAGGACAGCAGGAAGGGGCAGTGGTGTTCATGACATgttctcctcctgcagctccagcaccagggggagacctggaggttcCTCCCGCagcggctgctgcacttctggggTCAGATTTGGTGGCAACCCTGGCATCTGCTCCCCAGCCAGAGCCACCTGAAGCCTGTCTGTCCCTGGCAACTGTGCCAGCTCTGGAGGCCCTGGAGCCCCCTGCATCTCCAGAAGCCAAACCAGAGCCACAGCATCCCCAACCCTGGTTCACGAagcggcgctggccctggggccACCAGCGTGGGCAGCACACAATCTCCAATCAGGACCGTCCCCACCGTCGTTCACCCAGCTGGGTACGCACCCTTCTAAGCTGTTTCCCCATCCACTCATCGGGGCCCCGCTCTGGCCCCAGCCACGAGTGAAACATCTGTGGTGGCAGCAAACCCGGCTCTGCACAGCTCAGCTCCTGGGTCCTCCCAGGGCCACCTCCAGCCAGAGCCATTGTTCCCCTCACCATCAGTTTATTTAtagctccctctccttctctctcagacAGTTTATTTAAGTCCCCCTCTGTATGTAGTACAATATAGCTCTCTTCATGTTCCTGTGTGGATGCCAGTGCATTGAGTCCCCACCCGTGCTGTGCAGCCACCTTCTCCCTGCTGCACAAGGGAGCCCCACACTGAGCACACAGGGACCTGGGGGGAACCCGCCGctgtcctggggcagggaggaggaagcccCTGTGTGTCCAGGGTTCACTGACTGCCCAGAAGAGTGAGGAATCCAGGGGAACCATGGGCGCGGCCCTGGGCTGGTCAGTGCTCCCTCATGGTTAGGGACATGGGTTCTGAGGCTAGGCAGAGTGGCTGGTGTCCTCACTGGAGCCCCAGTGTTCTCCTCTGTGACGTGGACTCACAGCCCTCCCCACCGGGTGCCATGGATCCAGGTGAAATGAGATGCATGTGGTTCCCTGTGCACTCCAcgagctcccagctcctcagcCTCTGGATCCTGAATGAAGACTCACACAGGTTCTGCATGGACAGGGCGGCCTTTCTCCCAGCGTGTTAAACCTTGTTGACTGGGGAACCGTGTCACCATCTGTCACTGTGATCTGAGCTGTGCCAGCCCATATCCCAGTGCCCACGGATGGGGCTGTGACAGGAGGAGCCCAGGTGTGTTTGGCCTGGATGGTGCAGGCAGTGGTGTCCacaacacaggagagaaaccaggccaggccaggccaggaaccACCCCCATTGACAAGATTGCCCATGGTTTAGGCTGAGACGCACTGTGGCTGCAAATGGGAGTCTGTGCAGTGTCCCTGGTTTTGGGGATGACTCCCTGCATAGACTGCTGCTCTGTGCCTGACACCTGGCCGAGAATTGGGCCCTTCCTTGCCTGAAATCCAGTGGCCATGGTCGCTGACACAATACTGAGTCCCTGCGCATCGTGGGTCTGGGAACCTCGGGGTGGATCCCCTCTGCTGCTGCACCGAGACCATGGTAAGCACCAGGCAAACCATGTGCAGAATCACAGCTCAGAGCCAGAAGCTACAGGGAGGTGAGTGGTTAGGGGAATTAGTTTTTTGGAAGACTTTGAAACCCATGGTgattttcttcaaggttttctcaACTTTTCCACAGGGtttgggctggggtgggcaggttGCCTATGGAGCTTGAGGGAGGCAGCTGAGTCAGTGGGAATTGGGCAGGTTCTTGTGTTTGTGGAGGTGTCCAGGACCACACCACACTGTCCCTACCCACAGTGGGCACTCTGGGAAAAACCATGGATCATCCCCCCTCCCCAAGCTACCTGGCATCTGGGAGCCCTAGGTGCTAACTGTGCAGGATCTGAGGAGGGTGCAACTGTATGCAGGTCCAGGCTGTGAGACTGGACGGTGACAGGGCTATGGAACAAGtcagaacagagaggagatgtGAGTGGCTCACTGCCACAGAGGGACATAGCCCAGTGTGTCCAGGTGTGTCgccaacagaagaaaatgaaacaaccCCAAATAACAACAATATAGAAAGACCAAGCAACAACCATGACCTCAGTGAGGAAAATCAGAATCCCAAGTTGCGACAACACAGAATTAGAAACATCTGCTCTACTTTCCAATCCCCCCAAAGCCCCCACAACGAAAACCATCAGCCAAGTGggggaaagacaaacagaaatacATGACCAATACTCATGGGAAACAAACTGACAACAAAAATGACCTCTGAGGTAGCTTCTAAATGTGACCATTTTGGTCTGGAACCATTCCCTCctcacttccctccctgccctccatcCTGTGGACAAGTATTAGCACATGCAATGTTTACAGATGGCGTAACAAACTTTCATCCAAAAGTCATTTACAGAGGACATGCTTTCCCATGAATGTCAACAgcaattatataataaaatatgtgaattttaCTACCTTGTCATACACTGGCAACCTCTTGAACATCTAGAAACTAGGTGTTACAAAATTAGGAGTCATTTGTCCACTATATACACTATATAAATAGTAAAACGAAAGGAcccaaacacagaaaaatggcTGAAAGTAGCCCAAGCAGCAACACATCATCATATTACCTCTTACAATTCCTCGCCTCCCACCTTCTCCAAACCACAGAACACTCAGGATGCTCAAGGCTCCCAGACAAGGCCAACAATTCCATTCCCCAGAGACGCATTTCATGAGTTTTAACGAAAAGATATAGAGGTATGTCACTACTTCTGCATTTAACCTAGGATTGTTCAAGAACCAAGGGGCATCACGCACAAGACCTGCGGTGTTTCTAACTCTCCCCTATGGTACTTCGGCGgcctctgtccatccatccaggAACCCTGGATGCAACCACAGCCTTTGGTTTGGAAAGGCCGTGCGTAAAGCAGAGAGCAGCTTCCGCATCTGACACACGCAGGCCTCCCAACAATGGCTGGCGCATCCTCCTGAGGGTGGCTGGCCTCTCAGATGGCCTTCTCCCTGCACACACCAGCGTCCAGCTGCGCCCAGCCTGCCCACCCTGGCCCATGGCCGCTCACTGCTCCGCCGCCACCGTCCCGCGAGTCTCTGTTtccttcctggctgctccccgcACTTCCCTTCACCGAGGCCTCGGTCCAGTCACTCTTCTGGGGCCTGCTGTGGTGTCTGCCAGCTGCAACACCGTGCtcagcccaggccccgcctctgcGAGGCTCCAAGGCTGGAGGACCAGGCCACACTTGTGTACTGGAGCCCGCCTCACCTGCTAGACCCTGGAGCtgccaatggcctctgcggcctgcCAGTGCCTGCCAGGCTCCTCGCCTCACCGCACGCGCACACCAAGGGCCATGCTCCCTGCACAGCACCCAGGAGGACTGGAGCAGCCATTTGCAAATGCTGCCAAACTGCCAAGTGCAGCATCACTCTTTACTCTaaccacacaagcacacacaggaaTACACTACACATGCAAACACAACACGTGCACCCCACACACATCACATACTCACACCCATGCACAGACAACACACAGACACCATACATAAACCCCCCCCAAAGACTCAGTgacagcacacatacacatgtgcacacatgcacttACACACTGcactgacacacagacacaaacatgaacacatgcacatacgcataccctcccacacacacagactcatttgcacacaggcacacatgcacacaacccACACAGACTCACAGACATCACACATACCCACAAGCACACAGAGAtgcacagacacaggcacacacagatgcacacacacacagcacaaccTACACACTCTTGGAAAGCCTACATGTGTTCATTGATTGTACTGAATCAACTTAATAAACTACCATTCTGAATAGGGCCCATCTTTAATTAGCTTGGAGTCACTAGCTTCTTCGTTGGGCAATAATATTATAGCTTTTACTTTGGTTAGGTACACTTATTCTGGTAGGTACCAAACTGACAGCTTGTTCCTGGGAAGTCGCAGCTTTATTTGTCAACATCATTGTGATACACGACTTGGAATCATCTTGGGGGAACACGCAGGGCAATTTGATCTGTGAAACAGTTTCTGAAGCATCCTTCATCCGTGTCATGGAAGATTAATTCTCTGTGCAGGAGGAGGTCAGCCACCAAGACAAGGCGCCACCTGTAGCAGCCTCACCTGCTTGCAGGAGGAGGGCAGATTGCACAGTGCAGTTTTTCCTGCTAACCAGATCTACAATCGCCCCCCTGGAGCAGTGAGGCATGCTTGGCTGCTGGTGTGGCTTCCAAGAAATCCAGGATCTGGGGAGGGATTTGCCCCAGGCTAAAGAGATCTCTCTCACCCACCCCAGGAGGCACTGTTGCCCACTCCAGTCCTTTCAGAAAATTATATTCCATGAGTTTCGGCTCCCTCTAAATCTTCCACCAAACCAGTAGAGTACTTTCATTCTTACTAAGGAAAatgtaaatgagaaaatataaaaatgagagcTATTATGCACTGAATGTGTCAACCATTTAACAGTGAAATGTACTAAAGAGTTCTGAGTTGATTATCCTAGAGCTGCCGCCACACTGTGACTGGATTTTGGTGTGATAGGTCAGCTGTCCCCAAAAGTCTATTCAGTAGCTGCCAAGAAATGGGCAGGGTGCTACTAGTTAAGGGACTGGCTTCTGTTCTTGGAAACTTCATCATCTGAAAATTATTGCTAGAATTCTTGGTAAAAATGGCAGTATGCCTAGACATTTCTtagaaaagaatataaatttaagGTAGAAATGCTTGGTGTTCTAGGAAAATTCCAAGTATCAATAacttccaatttttaaattttatgccaACAAACTGTCTTCATTTAATGATGTATTTCTGTGTCCTTGGGTTATAAGTTTTCCTTTATATAGGaaatacgcacacacacacacacacacacacacacacattgggaGATGAAGAGGATCCTTGTTTAATCCAATAGAAAAGAGTAGGCTATATAAAATCTACCTACAATGTGGTCATTTGGCAAACTGAAAAAAAAGCAACTAGCTGAGGatttagaaaaatcaataaaaattgagaaagaaaGTTGTAGCCTGAATAAGTGACCCACATGGAGACGGGtttcctctttctcccccacccacTCGCATCGCTCGCTCCACCTCTCAACCCCTggcttccctcctcttcctccaaacCCCCAGTCATGGGGTCAATAGCTAAAACCCAAACAGGATGTCCAAATTTCTGCCAGAAGGACATAAAAAAGGACACTGAGGGTTCTGCCATGAGATGCCCAGCCATTTAACTCAAGGTTCTTTCTGGGTGTGTCCTGAGAATGTTTCTGAGTGATTTATATTTGAATCAGTGAACTGAGTAAAGAAGACTGCCCCCACCAACGCAGGGGTTGGGGGCACCCAATCCACAGAAGTCCCAGATGGaaccaaaggcagaggaagggaaatTCGCTCTTCTGGCTGTCCCCCTTTGCTCTCCACCAGACTCGGCTGCTGTACCATTGGCCCTCCTGAGTCTCCGGCTTGCTGAGCTTGCTGGTTACAGACCTGGGGGAATTTTCTGAACACCAAAACCCAGGAATGACTTCACTGGGCCTGTCGAGGCACCGATCCACAGAAGCAATTGTTTTGTTTATTAGGTACTCCATGAGACTAAATGGAGCAATCTCCACCTCTCTAATGAAAAGCAGAGCTTCTCAATGTTTCTACCTTGCTTGGGTCTCATTAGTTTAAGTGCCTGTATTAAATATGCACATGTAGTTCTATCACAATATTCCAAGGAGGCTCTGAATCATTGGAAGCACTGCAGATCCTCCTGGTGGCATTGCTTTGAGTAGGCAGCACCTAAGAATGGCAGCTGAGGGAATGCCATCGTGTCCTCCCACTGGGTGTGCATTCATTCAGTTTCCCAGCAGCAGAATGGGAACTGAATGGCACATCACTGGGCTTTGCTCCTAGCATTTTAGAAGATCAGCAAGCTTTAGTGTGCTGGCACTCACATATTTTTCTAGAACTGGATTTAAGTGTAAAAGGAAAAAGTC
The window above is part of the Oryctolagus cuniculus chromosome 11, mOryCun1.1, whole genome shotgun sequence genome. Proteins encoded here:
- the CDRT15L2 gene encoding CMT1A duplicated region transcript 15 protein-like protein, whose product is MFSCCLPTSQGPGRGQPQAADILQSYRHWVSPRPQQLWQFSQRETKNDSDIATPLEDTSGVGTMVASRLEGEPSPRAADSAPVEPAPAEMAAAKMGPGPNLEPEDPATVETVPSLLPASSVGSQESGKVEKLVNQLVPAQQRRDRFIVPAFLLIYHKFTTTQQVLHVLFQRYASFQPHCEEDDRTKE